The nucleotide window GCAGGAGATCTCCAGCGCTACCGAGGAGATGAGCGCTTCGACCGAAGAGGTCTCGGGCACCTGCAACGATCTCACCGACCGCGCCACCCGGCAGGCGACACTGGTCCGGGCGGCCGCGGAAGACGCGGCCAAGATTCTCGCGATCGCGGAAGAGTTGGCCGCGAGCGCGCTAGGGTCCGCCGAGCGGAATGCGGCCCTGGCTGAGCTGGCTCGATCCCACAAGGAACAGCTGGATGAAAGCTCCGCCGAGCTGCAGCGTCTCGCAGAAGAGGTTGAGCGCGGCGCCGAGGAGGCGACGGCACTCGCGTCGGCCAGCGAAGAAATCGGAAAGTTCGTGACTCAGACCAAGGCCATCGCTCGGCAAACCCACATGCTGGCGCTCAACGCGGGAATCGAGGCCGCGCGGGCCGGCGAGGAAGGGCGTGGCTTCGCGGTGGTGGCGGAGGAAGTGCGAAAGCTGGCAGGTCAGGCCGCGCAGGCTGCGACTTCGACCAGCGATACGGTGCGCGCGGTGCAGACCCGGGTCGAGCTGGCGCGCGACCGGCTGC belongs to Candidatus Polarisedimenticolia bacterium and includes:
- a CDS encoding methyl-accepting chemotaxis protein gives rise to the protein QEISSATEEMSASTEEVSGTCNDLTDRATRQATLVRAAAEDAAKILAIAEELAASALGSAERNAALAELARSHKEQLDESSAELQRLAEEVERGAEEATALASASEEIGKFVTQTKAIARQTHMLALNAGIEAARAGEEGRGFAVVAEEVRKLAGQAAQAATSTSDTVRAVQTRVELARDRLLRLAKGGQAARVAADTAARGLSRVAGDAEQNDSWTRQISKSADEVRGLIGGIVGRMSEVSGGTEDVAAAAEEIAASSQELSASTTEIANSAQQLAHAAQALFGEVSRFKVEER